The Musa acuminata AAA Group cultivar baxijiao chromosome BXJ2-2, Cavendish_Baxijiao_AAA, whole genome shotgun sequence genome contains the following window.
ATATGATTTCTCATCTCACTCAGATAACAGTGCATGGCACAATGGCCTCCGCATAGCCAACTGATCATTCCTTGGTTATCTTAGATCATATTTCAGCAAACAAATAGTGGAATTCTCAACTGAAAGAAAGAGTAGTGTTCAAAAGCCGAGTGTCGTGATAAATGGAAGCCCGACCATCCTCCTGCTTTGCCATATCATTATTCTATTCCAAAATCTTCGAGTTCATGTCTGTCATATACAGTAGAATGCTACTGCTTGCAAGCTACTCTTAAGCGGAAAGCGCTACCTGGAATCAGGACATAGTTGTTGAGCAGTGTCAGATTCTGCTTCCATGTAAGAACAAGACTCCCTAAGAACATGGAAATAAATGGGTGTCATGTCATGGCATTACTTTCGCTTCTTGTATCCGAACGGTTTGAAGTCAATTTCTTGAACAATCAATCAAATGCTTTTGCTTGGGAGGCATTCCTGAATAGGCTTCCTTGAATCAAGCGGGCGTGTTTCATGGCACGGTGATGAACAGTAGCTTCCAATTATAAGCAGCTTTCTCAGCTACTACGACTTGGAATAATGCATGCTGAATCGATGTCATCAAGCATTTACTAGTTGTTCTTGCAGCCGAGTAGTTCATATCCGACCAACTATCATTCACCCAGGTTAACAATGTCAGGTTAATGCAAGCAACTCCCTAACCAAACCAAACAAGCAGTAAATCTAATCTAATCTGATGTATCTTACAATTGTTATAAGAGCTCTAGTAGTCTCATAGAGTGATTGGTAGGTTCATGCTCAAATTCGTTGTATAATTATCAGATCGACGAACTTTGGCAATTAATTGGCCAATTTGTCAATTCCTTGATCAATTTAAGTACTTAGGTCAATTAAATGGCTAAACTGAAATTGGGCCCATCGGTTGGGCTTTTGGAAATGGGCTTAGTTTAATTCAATAGCCCCCTGTTGTCAATAATGGGCCTAACTATAGTTTactgtcttatatatatatatgaaaatagaAGAAAACAAAGTAACTTTGGAGGGATATATAATACAAATTTTCACTTGCATATTAAATTAGTTATTAGATTTATATAGaatcttttaattttaaatttgaatttgtttaatttttatactaaattatatttaacttttgTATTTCTGTCTCTGACAAGAAGTCCGTTTACAATATCATTAATTGTGAGAGTGTTTGTGCAAAATACCAAAGTATTACGGTTCACCCCATCTACGCCTCATATCCAAAATCCCACACGCCCccttctctccttctcctctcctcccctATCTCTTCTGCCCCACTCCGATCCATGGCGGCAGGCATGGCCTTCAAGCCCATTTCGACGGCGGAGAGCCTTCTCCCCTCTCTCCCGACCCCCCTCTTCTCTTCGAAGCCCGCTCTCCCTCTCCTCCCATCCCTTCGCACCTCCAAGCTCCCCCGCTTCCCCCGTCTTTCTCGCTCCCATTTGTTGCTCTCGTTCAGAAGGAAGCTTCCTTTGCTCCCGTTTGTGGCACAGACCTCGGACTGGGCTcgccaggaggaggaagaggaggaggggaacGAGGTCGAAGACGGAGGTTTTGACTTGGAAGCGCCCGCGCCCGAGGAAGGAGCCGGGTCAGGACTCGAGGAGTGGGAAGGAGACGAGGAGCAGGCTGCGGAGGGTGAGATAGCCGCCGAGGCGGACGGCGGGTTTGtcgggggggaggaggaggaggagccttaTTCCGAGCCGCCCGAGGAGGCCAAGCTCTTCGTCGGGAACCTCCCTTACGACATGGACAGCGAGAAGCTGGCCCAGCTCTTCGATAAGGCTGGAGTTGTCGAGGTCGCCGAGGTAAATAAATTATCTTTTTGAGGTCTTCAATTAGGTCTTATaatcaaatgtttttttttttctttcttttttctgattttttttcgtTTCTTTAACTCCTTTGCTTTGATGTTGGTGTTGGATTACGATAATGGCAATAAGCTCTCTGCGATTATGGGATTATGCTTGTGGATGTGCAGGTGATTTACAATCGGGAGACTGATCAGAGTCGTGGATTTGGATTCGTGACCATGAGCACTGTCGAAGAAGCAGAAAAAGCTGTGGAGATGTTCCATCGTTATGTATGTTCTCTTTTGTGATTACCGAGCTGGTGCTTGTTCTTCCTTGCTTACTGTATGCAGAAATCGTCTTTATATGCATACT
Protein-coding sequences here:
- the LOC135605203 gene encoding 28 kDa ribonucleoprotein, chloroplastic-like, translating into MAAGMAFKPISTAESLLPSLPTPLFSSKPALPLLPSLRTSKLPRFPRLSRSHLLLSFRRKLPLLPFVAQTSDWARQEEEEEEGNEVEDGGFDLEAPAPEEGAGSGLEEWEGDEEQAAEGEIAAEADGGFVGGEEEEEPYSEPPEEAKLFVGNLPYDMDSEKLAQLFDKAGVVEVAEVIYNRETDQSRGFGFVTMSTVEEAEKAVEMFHRYDVSGRLLTVNKAAPRGSRVERTREFGPSLRVYVGNLPWQVDDGRLEQVFSEHGKVLEARVIYDRETGRSRGFGFVKMASQAETDDAIAALDGQSLDGRALRVNIAEERPRRAAF